The Penicillium psychrofluorescens genome assembly, chromosome: 2 nucleotide sequence GTATTGGTACCCGGCGGCACCACAACCGACCTAGCAGTAGGATGATGTGAGAACAATTCGACAtttcttcttgaagaacttACAATaatggccttggccttgtcggaAAAGTACGAGTGATGCCGCCACTCCTCCCGCGCATGGATGTTGGCGACATGTAGCTCAATAAACGGGATCGAGACGGCGAGTAGTGCATCCCGGATGGCCACCGACGTGTGCGTAAAACCACCAGGGTTGATTACGATCCCATCGGTCCCGTCTGTTCTCGCAGTTtggatcttgtcgacgaGGGCGCCTTCCCAGTTGCTAGGACAGCAGCCATTAACACCTCCTCGAGTCATACCGTAGGTAAATTCTCAGACGTACCTCTGATAAAAATCGACGTGAGCCCCCAGCTGCTCGGCCTGCTGCTTGCCCGCAGCCTCGACGTCCATTAGGGTCTCGTAGCCGTACAATTGGGGCTCGCGTGTGCCCAACAAGTTGAGATTGGGGCCATTGATGACCAGCACGGATTTCTTGCCGTCACGCATCCTGATATGTGAAGCGAATCAACTACTATAACTCACGCGTCTTGAATCAATCATTTAGCTACCGAGCTCGGTGTGTCCGTGTCCGGCAGATAGTCCGCGGCTCCGGTGAATGCTGGGGTCGGCCTAACAACACTCCATCATCAGGCGAGCCTGCTATATATCACCACGAATCGAAAGATAAATCTACCACTCGTTGGTCCGTGAAATAATACTCCCACCATGACTGTTAAAGTTCACAATGTGGGCATCATCATGAACGGCGTGACCGGCCGGATGGGCACCAACCAACACCTGATCCGTTCTATCTGCGCGATCCGCAACCAGGGCGGCATCCAGCTGGCTGACGGTGAGATCATCTTACCGGATCCAATTCTCGTGGGCCGCAGCGTCGTCAAACTGCGCAATCTAGGCGAAGCACACGGCGTATCCCGTTGGTCGACCGACCTAGACGCCTGCCTCGCTGACGACTACAACACCATTTACTTTGACGCGCAGACGACCGATCGCCGCGCCGAGTCCGTcctcaaggccatcgccgCTGGCAAACACATTTACTGCGAGAAACCCACCgccgtctcctcggccgAGGCGTACACACTTTACTgcgccgccgaggctgcTGGCGTCAAGCACGGCGTTGTGCAGGACAAGCTCTGGCTGCCCGGGCTGGTGAAGCTGCGCACGTTAATTGATACCGGGTTCTTTGGCGAGATCCTTTCCGTCCGTGGCGAATTTGGCTACTGGGTCTTTGATGGGAAAGGGCCCGTCACGCCCCAACGGCCCAGCTGGAACTACCGCAAGGAGGACGGCGGGGGCATTATTACCGACATGCTCTGCCACTGGCAGTACGTGTTGACGAACCTGTTCGGGCCCATCCGCGCCTTGACCTGCACGGGGGCCACGCATGTCAAGGAAcgcgtcgacgaggagggcaagcCGTATACCTGCACGGCCGACGACTCGGCATACGCAACCTTTGAGCTTGCCGGTGGAATTATGGCGCACTTCAACTCATCGTGGGCGGTGCGCGTACGGCGGGATGACCTACTGACGCTGCAGGTGGACGGCACCAAGGGCAGCGCCGTGGCGGGTCTGCGCGACTGCGTGGCGCAACATGAGAGTGCGACGCCGCGGCCAACGTGGAACCCGGATGTGGCCTCGGGCGTCCAGTATAGCGATGGCTGGACGCGCGTGCCAGACTACCAGGTGTGTGACAATGCTTTTAAGGTGCAGTGGGAGCTATTCCTGCGGCATGTCGTCAGGGATGAGCCGTGGGCCAACGGCCTGTTCGAGGGGGTCAAGGGCGTACAGTTGACGGAGCTGGGCATTCAAAGCTGGGAGAAGCGGGCGTGGGTCGACGTGCCAGAGTTGGATCGGTAGTTTTGTTACAGATGGAATGAGACGAATTAGATTATCATATATTGAGCCACTAGAAATACTTCCCTGTTGTTACTTCACTGGTTATGCATTCATGATATGATGATTTATACATATCGCACAGTGCGCTCATCTATTCAGATGACTTTTTATCGAAGTAGAAGATGACGAGACCTAGTAAGAAAGATAGAAATGCATCGCTTGAAGATACTCGGTCATCGCCCTAGGAACCCTCCATCCACGACAAGCACTGACCCCGTCACAAATTGGCTCGCCGCACTGGATAGGAACAGTGTCACCCCCGCAAAATCAGCTGGGTGGCCCCATCGACCGGCCGGACAGCGGGCGACGCGAGCTGCGTATTGCTCTGGATCGGAGCGGAGATCCGTGTTTCTATTCAATCACACCGTTAGACCCATGGTGTATTATTCAAATGGCCGTCTGACTATTGAGAGGT carries:
- a CDS encoding uncharacterized protein (ID:PFLUO_002269-T1.cds;~source:funannotate) gives rise to the protein MTVKVHNVGIIMNGVTGRMGTNQHLIRSICAIRNQGGIQLADGEIILPDPILVGRSVVKLRNLGEAHGVSRWSTDLDACLADDYNTIYFDAQTTDRRAESVLKAIAAGKHIYCEKPTAVSSAEAYTLYCAAEAAGVKHGVVQDKLWLPGLVKLRTLIDTGFFGEILSVRGEFGYWVFDGKGPVTPQRPSWNYRKEDGGGIITDMLCHWQYVLTNLFGPIRALTCTGATHVKERVDEEGKPYTCTADDSAYATFELAGGIMAHFNSSWAVRVRRDDLLTLQVDGTKGSAVAGLRDCVAQHESATPRPTWNPDVASGVQYSDGWTRVPDYQVCDNAFKVQWELFLRHVVRDEPWANGLFEGVKGVQLTELGIQSWEKRAWVDVPELDR
- a CDS encoding uncharacterized protein (ID:PFLUO_002268-T1.cds;~source:funannotate), which produces MRDGKKSVLVINGPNLNLLGTREPQLYGYETLMDVEAAGKQQAEQLGAHVDFYQSNWEGALVDKIQTARTDGTDGIVINPGGFTHTSVAIRDALLAVSIPFIELHVANIHAREEWRHHSYFSDKAKAIIVGCGAAGYQYAIEHVVKKFPERKRE